The following coding sequences lie in one Saccharomonospora amisosensis genomic window:
- a CDS encoding sulfite exporter TauE/SafE family protein, translating to MIWWHAVLIAAAGIWAGMINTVVGSGTLVTFPVLVALGYPPLTATTSNAIGLAPGTISGAVGYRHELRGQFRRMLTFVPASLVGAGCGTVLLLSLPPDAFETVVPALVGLAVVLVIIQPRVSTWVLRRRETSGKEQGTGSQVLLITLIFLIGVYGGYFTAAQGVMLMAVMGMLLSEPIQRLNGIKNVLAAVVNVVAGTVYAFIAPVSWPAIALLASGSIVGGWLGARIGRKLSPVALRAVIVVVGVAAMVQMILRQV from the coding sequence ATGATCTGGTGGCATGCCGTCCTGATAGCCGCGGCGGGTATCTGGGCGGGGATGATCAACACGGTGGTGGGTTCGGGGACGCTCGTGACCTTCCCCGTGCTCGTGGCGCTGGGTTACCCACCGCTTACGGCCACCACCTCCAATGCGATCGGGCTGGCACCGGGAACGATCAGCGGAGCCGTCGGCTACCGCCACGAGTTGCGCGGGCAGTTCAGGCGGATGCTGACCTTCGTGCCCGCGTCGCTGGTCGGCGCGGGATGTGGAACGGTGCTGCTGCTGTCGCTGCCGCCCGACGCGTTCGAGACGGTGGTGCCCGCGCTCGTCGGGCTCGCCGTAGTGCTCGTGATCATCCAGCCGCGGGTGTCCACCTGGGTGCTGCGCAGGCGGGAGACCTCCGGCAAGGAACAGGGAACGGGCAGCCAGGTGCTGCTCATCACCTTGATCTTCCTCATCGGCGTCTACGGCGGCTACTTCACCGCCGCGCAGGGTGTGATGCTGATGGCTGTGATGGGCATGCTGCTCAGTGAGCCCATCCAGCGGCTCAACGGAATCAAGAACGTCCTCGCGGCCGTGGTGAACGTCGTGGCGGGCACCGTGTACGCATTCATCGCGCCGGTCAGCTGGCCCGCGATCGCGCTGCTCGCCTCGGGTTCCATCGTGGGCGGGTGGCTCGGCGCCAGGATCGGGCGCAAGCTGTCCCCGGTCGCGCTGCGCGCCGTGATCGTGGTGGTCGGTGTCGCGGCGATGGTGCAGATGATCCTTCGGCAGGTGTAG
- the glmS gene encoding glutamine--fructose-6-phosphate transaminase (isomerizing), with translation MCGIVGYVGHRDATPILLEGLHRLEYRGYDSAGIAVVNRGKLRVTKAAVRVAELRSLVGDGYPANIGLAHTRWATHGEPTERNAHPHVDPDGRVAVVHNGIIENADQLRAKLTAEGATFASDTDTEVLAHLVAARVWDGAESLEDAVRAALWEVEGAYGIVVLDVRNPGELVVARNGSPIVLGIGDSEMFVASDLAALVRHTQQVVYLDDGELATLRTDGYRTSTLQARRTDKTPTVVELTDSDYALDGFPDYMRKEIAEQPEAVRRALLGRLDERFSTARLDGLRMDPHELRSVQRVKFLGCGSAFYAGQIGADLVEQLARIPADAESASEFRYRNPVVDGDTLYVAVSQSGETADTLAAVQELRRKGGRVIGVVNAVGSAIARECGSGVFLHAGPEVSVASTKAVTNMSTCFALLALLLGRVRDLSVADGRRIVAGLDALPDRIEEAIEAEDHIAEIARRFAGARSMFFVGRVRGWPVAREGAQKLKEISYVHAEAYQAGELKHGPIALIDAQMPSVVIVPDDELLAKNIGTIEQIKARGGPVIAVTNAMLPSGLADAEIRVPHVTEELDPILFGIPLQLLAYHLAVALGRDIDKPRNLAKSVTVE, from the coding sequence ATGTGTGGAATCGTCGGCTACGTCGGGCACCGGGACGCCACCCCGATCCTGCTTGAGGGGCTGCACCGGCTGGAGTACCGCGGCTACGACTCCGCGGGGATCGCGGTGGTCAACCGGGGCAAGCTGCGCGTGACCAAGGCCGCCGTACGCGTCGCCGAACTACGGTCCCTCGTCGGTGACGGATACCCCGCGAACATTGGGCTCGCGCACACCCGGTGGGCCACGCACGGCGAACCGACCGAGCGCAACGCGCACCCGCACGTGGACCCGGACGGCAGGGTTGCCGTCGTACACAACGGCATCATCGAGAACGCCGACCAGTTGCGGGCGAAGCTGACGGCGGAGGGCGCCACGTTCGCCTCCGACACCGACACCGAGGTGCTTGCCCACCTCGTCGCGGCACGCGTCTGGGATGGCGCCGAGTCACTGGAGGACGCGGTTCGCGCCGCGCTGTGGGAGGTCGAGGGCGCCTACGGCATCGTGGTGCTCGACGTGCGAAACCCAGGCGAACTTGTGGTGGCCCGCAACGGCAGCCCCATCGTGCTCGGCATTGGCGACTCGGAGATGTTCGTCGCCTCCGACCTCGCCGCCCTCGTACGGCACACCCAGCAGGTCGTCTACCTCGACGACGGCGAGCTGGCCACACTGCGGACCGACGGCTACCGGACCAGCACCCTGCAGGCGCGGCGCACCGACAAGACACCCACCGTCGTGGAGCTCACCGACTCCGACTACGCGCTGGACGGCTTCCCCGACTACATGCGCAAGGAGATCGCCGAGCAGCCGGAGGCGGTGCGTAGGGCGTTGCTCGGCAGGCTCGACGAACGGTTCTCCACCGCGCGGCTCGACGGGCTGCGCATGGACCCCCACGAACTTCGCTCGGTGCAGCGGGTGAAGTTCCTCGGCTGCGGATCGGCCTTCTACGCGGGCCAGATCGGTGCCGACCTGGTGGAGCAACTGGCCAGGATTCCCGCCGACGCCGAGTCGGCCTCCGAGTTCCGCTACCGCAACCCGGTCGTCGACGGCGACACGCTCTATGTCGCGGTGAGCCAGTCCGGGGAGACCGCCGACACGCTCGCCGCGGTGCAGGAACTGCGCCGAAAGGGCGGCAGGGTGATCGGTGTGGTCAACGCGGTGGGCAGCGCGATCGCAAGGGAGTGCGGCAGCGGTGTCTTCCTGCACGCCGGGCCCGAGGTTTCCGTGGCCTCGACCAAGGCGGTCACCAACATGAGCACCTGCTTTGCCCTGCTGGCGTTGCTGCTCGGGCGGGTGCGCGACCTGTCGGTCGCCGACGGGCGGCGCATCGTCGCCGGCCTGGACGCGCTTCCCGACCGCATCGAGGAAGCGATCGAGGCGGAGGACCACATCGCCGAGATCGCGCGCCGGTTCGCCGGCGCCAGGAGCATGTTCTTCGTCGGCAGGGTCCGGGGCTGGCCGGTGGCGAGGGAGGGCGCGCAGAAGCTGAAGGAGATCTCCTACGTGCACGCGGAGGCCTACCAGGCAGGCGAACTCAAGCACGGTCCCATCGCCCTGATCGACGCCCAGATGCCGTCGGTGGTGATCGTGCCCGACGACGAGTTGCTGGCCAAGAACATCGGCACCATCGAGCAGATCAAGGCAAGGGGCGGTCCCGTGATCGCGGTGACAAACGCGATGCTTCCCTCGGGTTTGGCCGACGCCGAGATCCGCGTGCCACACGTCACCGAGGAGCTTGACCCGATCCTGTTCGGCATCCCGCTGCAACTGCTCGCCTACCACCTGGCCGTCGCGCTCGGCAGGGATATCGACAAGCCGCGAAACCTCGCCAAGAGCGTGACCGTCGAGTAG
- the hisC gene encoding histidinol-phosphate transaminase yields MSSEIPTRTDLAALPSYVPGASVPGAIKLASNEVPGGPLPSVAEAIARATAEANRYPDMAATALVERLSAELDVPTDRIAVGCGSVSLCQQFVQATCHPGEEVVFAWRSFEAYPIVTQVGNATPVRVPLTRSHTHDLDAMLAAITPKTRLVFVCNPNNPTGTTVGREELARFLDRVPPQVVVVLDEAYREFVTDADVPDGLEFARTRRNVAVLRTFSKAYGLAGLRVGYAIAAPELVDAVRKVYVAFSVNAVAQAAAIASLDAKEELLARCADIALERDRVRDTLLELGYEVPPTQANFVWLPLGERTMAFAEHALEHKVIVRPFAGEGVRVTIGTPSENDVFIEAARSF; encoded by the coding sequence ATGTCCTCCGAGATCCCCACGCGCACCGACCTCGCGGCGCTGCCCTCGTACGTGCCGGGCGCTTCCGTCCCTGGCGCGATCAAGCTCGCGAGCAATGAAGTGCCGGGCGGGCCGCTGCCCAGCGTCGCCGAGGCGATCGCGCGGGCAACGGCCGAGGCCAACCGCTACCCCGACATGGCGGCCACGGCGCTGGTGGAACGGCTGTCGGCAGAACTCGACGTACCCACCGACCGGATCGCGGTCGGCTGCGGCTCGGTGTCGCTGTGCCAGCAGTTCGTCCAGGCGACGTGCCACCCCGGCGAGGAAGTGGTGTTCGCGTGGCGATCGTTCGAGGCATACCCGATAGTCACGCAGGTCGGCAACGCCACACCCGTAAGAGTTCCGCTGACCCGCTCGCACACCCACGACCTCGACGCGATGCTGGCCGCGATCACACCGAAAACCCGGCTGGTGTTCGTCTGCAACCCGAACAACCCCACCGGCACGACCGTGGGCAGGGAAGAGCTGGCGCGCTTCCTCGACCGGGTACCGCCGCAGGTGGTGGTGGTACTCGACGAGGCCTACCGCGAGTTCGTCACCGACGCCGACGTGCCGGACGGGCTGGAGTTCGCCCGCACCCGGCGCAACGTGGCTGTACTTCGGACCTTCTCCAAGGCGTACGGCCTCGCCGGGCTGCGGGTCGGCTACGCGATCGCGGCGCCGGAGCTGGTGGACGCGGTGCGCAAGGTGTACGTGGCTTTCAGCGTGAACGCGGTGGCGCAGGCCGCGGCGATCGCCTCGCTCGACGCCAAGGAGGAGTTGCTGGCACGCTGCGCCGACATCGCGCTGGAACGCGACCGGGTCCGCGACACACTGCTAGAACTGGGCTACGAGGTACCGCCGACGCAGGCGAACTTCGTGTGGCTGCCGCTGGGCGAGCGCACGATGGCCTTCGCCGAGCACGCACTCGAACACAAGGTGATAGTCCGCCCCTTCGCCGGTGAGGGCGTGCGGGTGACCATCGGCACCCCGTCGGAGAACGACGTGTTCATCGAGGCCGCGCGCTCGTTCTGA
- a CDS encoding dienelactone hydrolase family protein has translation MRQMLTQDYERADGRALRITFAEPESAQRGGLVVLHEAGAVTDTARVLVNSLAAEGWLAVAPHIGSAPGPLAGADVLKATDTTLAWLVDHGVRGDLLGVVGFDLGGTAALVVAARRMLGAAVSVGGYGISTPASDGLPALVDVAAELASPWLGMYGDDGDELLESEVERLREVAAKAEVATNVVRYPGARHRFDEDPEVAEDAWQRTLAWFDAHLR, from the coding sequence ATGAGGCAGATGCTTACGCAGGACTACGAACGTGCGGACGGTCGCGCGCTCCGGATCACCTTCGCCGAGCCGGAAAGCGCGCAGCGCGGAGGTCTCGTGGTCCTGCACGAGGCGGGTGCGGTGACCGACACCGCCCGCGTGCTCGTCAACTCGCTGGCGGCGGAGGGCTGGCTCGCCGTCGCCCCGCACATCGGCAGCGCTCCCGGACCGCTCGCCGGAGCGGACGTGCTGAAGGCGACCGACACGACACTCGCGTGGCTCGTCGACCACGGGGTGCGTGGCGACCTGCTCGGCGTCGTCGGCTTCGACCTGGGTGGCACCGCGGCGCTCGTGGTGGCCGCGAGACGGATGCTCGGTGCCGCGGTCAGCGTGGGCGGGTACGGCATCAGCACCCCCGCTTCCGACGGCTTGCCCGCGCTCGTGGACGTCGCGGCCGAACTGGCGAGCCCGTGGCTGGGGATGTACGGCGACGACGGCGACGAGCTTCTGGAGTCGGAGGTCGAGCGACTGCGCGAGGTCGCGGCCAAAGCGGAAGTCGCGACCAACGTTGTGCGCTATCCCGGTGCCCGCCACCGGTTCGACGAGGATCCGGAGGTGGCCGAGGACGCCTGGCAACGCACCCTCGCCTGGTTCGACGCGCATCTGCGTTAG
- a CDS encoding acetoacetate--CoA ligase — protein sequence MTADADVPEVLWRPTSEQVERTRIEDFRRWLGANRDAHPGDYHELWSYSVQDLPGFWSAVAEYLGVRWHDRPGEVLSGMEMPGARWFSGATLNYAEHALSGGVAGAAKADNDPAVVFQREDGVEERLSYGDLRARVAAARGALRSLGVGKGDRVVALAPNCPQTLVAFLAAASLGAVWSSCSPDFGVRAVSDRFTQIEPKVLIAVNGYRYNGRSFDIRPTVEELRSKLPRLAATVLVGYEGGGTIPGTLDWEALLAEHAGAALEFEPVEFDHPLWVLYSSGTTGLPKGIVQGHGGITVEHLKILALHCDLGPGERFFWFTTTGWMMWNFLISGLLVGTTIVLYDGSPGHPDLNALWRLAQRHEVTYFGTSAPFVQSCLKERLRPAAEFDLSAMRALGSTGAPLSVEGFRWIAEEIGEHVQICSVSGGTDLCTAFVGASPDVPVWLGELSCRCLGAAVEAYDEAGNPVVDQVGELIITKPMPSMPVAFWNDPDGTRLREAYFEDYPGKWRHGDWIKITDRGSAVIYGRSDSTLNRGGVRMGTAEFYRVVEGFDEVLDSLVIDTSAGEEGELLCFLVLARGAKLEDVEPALRAELRKELSPRHVPDRFIVVEQVPRTLNGKKCEVPAKKILSGVAPERAVSRDALANPDSLAPFVAYAARE from the coding sequence ATGACTGCTGACGCCGACGTCCCAGAAGTGTTGTGGCGACCCACTTCCGAGCAGGTGGAAAGGACCAGGATCGAGGACTTCCGCCGCTGGCTCGGTGCGAACCGCGATGCGCACCCCGGGGATTACCACGAGTTGTGGTCGTACTCCGTGCAAGACCTGCCGGGGTTCTGGTCGGCGGTGGCCGAGTATCTGGGGGTGCGCTGGCACGACCGGCCGGGCGAGGTGCTGTCCGGCATGGAGATGCCGGGCGCGCGGTGGTTCTCCGGTGCGACGCTGAACTACGCCGAGCATGCGCTCAGCGGCGGCGTTGCCGGTGCGGCCAAGGCCGACAACGATCCCGCGGTGGTTTTCCAGCGGGAGGACGGCGTCGAGGAGCGGCTTTCCTACGGCGACCTGCGGGCGCGGGTGGCTGCGGCGCGTGGTGCGCTGCGGTCCCTCGGTGTCGGGAAGGGCGACCGGGTGGTCGCGCTCGCACCGAACTGCCCGCAGACCCTTGTCGCGTTTCTCGCCGCGGCCAGCCTCGGTGCTGTCTGGTCGTCGTGCTCGCCAGACTTCGGCGTGCGGGCCGTTTCCGACCGCTTCACCCAGATCGAGCCGAAGGTGCTCATCGCCGTCAACGGCTACCGCTACAACGGTAGGTCGTTCGACATCAGGCCGACGGTGGAGGAGCTGCGCTCGAAGCTGCCTCGGCTCGCGGCGACCGTGCTCGTGGGGTACGAGGGTGGCGGCACGATCCCGGGCACGCTGGACTGGGAGGCGTTGCTGGCCGAGCACGCGGGTGCCGCGCTGGAGTTCGAGCCGGTGGAGTTCGACCATCCGCTGTGGGTGCTGTACTCGTCGGGGACCACCGGGCTGCCGAAGGGCATCGTGCAGGGGCACGGCGGCATCACCGTCGAGCACCTGAAGATCCTGGCGCTGCACTGCGACCTCGGGCCCGGCGAGCGGTTCTTCTGGTTCACCACCACCGGCTGGATGATGTGGAACTTCCTCATCTCCGGGCTGCTGGTAGGGACGACGATCGTGCTCTACGACGGCAGTCCCGGCCATCCGGATCTCAACGCGTTGTGGCGGCTCGCGCAGCGGCACGAGGTGACCTACTTCGGCACGTCGGCCCCGTTCGTGCAGAGTTGCCTGAAGGAGCGGTTGCGTCCCGCCGCCGAGTTCGATCTTTCTGCGATGCGGGCGCTTGGGTCCACCGGCGCGCCGCTGAGCGTGGAGGGCTTCCGCTGGATCGCCGAGGAGATCGGCGAGCATGTGCAGATCTGCTCCGTCTCCGGTGGCACCGACCTGTGCACGGCGTTCGTCGGTGCGTCGCCGGACGTGCCGGTGTGGCTTGGAGAGTTGTCGTGCCGCTGCCTCGGCGCCGCGGTGGAGGCCTATGACGAGGCTGGCAACCCGGTGGTCGACCAGGTCGGCGAGTTGATCATCACGAAACCGATGCCGTCGATGCCGGTGGCGTTCTGGAACGACCCCGACGGCACGCGGCTGCGGGAGGCCTACTTCGAGGACTACCCGGGCAAGTGGCGGCACGGCGACTGGATCAAGATCACTGATCGTGGCTCGGCGGTGATCTACGGGCGCAGCGACTCCACCCTCAACCGCGGCGGCGTGCGGATGGGCACGGCCGAGTTCTACCGCGTCGTCGAGGGCTTCGACGAGGTGCTGGACTCGCTGGTCATCGACACCTCGGCGGGTGAAGAAGGCGAGTTGCTGTGCTTCCTGGTGCTCGCGCGGGGCGCGAAACTGGAGGATGTGGAGCCCGCCCTGCGCGCCGAGCTACGCAAGGAGTTGTCGCCAAGGCACGTGCCCGACCGGTTCATCGTGGTGGAGCAGGTGCCAAGGACGCTGAACGGCAAGAAGTGCGAGGTCCCGGCGAAGAAGATCCTTTCCGGCGTGGCCCCGGAGCGTGCGGTGAGCAGGGACGCGCTCGCCAACCCGGACTCGCTGGCCCCGTTCGTCGCCTACGCGGCGCGCGAATGA